A window from Lagopus muta isolate bLagMut1 chromosome 5, bLagMut1 primary, whole genome shotgun sequence encodes these proteins:
- the LOC125694070 gene encoding cytochrome P450 2C9-like, with the protein MLLLGAASIVLLICVACLLSIAQWRKRSGKGKMPEGPAPLPIVGNILQVKPKDLAKTLEKLSEKYGPVFSVQLGSTPVVVLSGYEVVKEALIDRADEFAARGHMPIGDRANKGLGIIFSNNEGWLQVRRFALTTLRNFGMGKRSIEERIQEEAEHLLEEITKTNRMPFDPTNKLSCAVSNVICSIVFGKRYDYKDKKFLSLMNNTNKIFELMNSRWGQFYQMFSYILDYLPGPHNKIFKEIDALKAFAAEEIKLHQVSLDPSAPQDFIDCFLSKMQEEKDNPKSHFHITNLITSTFDLFLAGTETTSTTLRYGLLLLLKYPKIQEKVQEEIDRVVGRSRRPGVADRTQMPYTDAVVHEIQRFIALIPTSLPHAVTKDIHLRDYIIPKGTTIYPLLSTALYDSKEFPNPTEFNPGHFLNQNGTFRKSEFFIPFSAGKRICPGEGLARMEIFLVLTAILQNFTVKPVVSPDELSITPTLSGTGNVPPYYQLCAIPR; encoded by the exons ATGTTGCTCCTGGGAGCAGCAAGCATTGTCCTCCTGATCTGTGTGGCTTGCCTGCTCTCCATCGCGCAATGGAGAAAAAGGTCTGGAAAGGGGAAGATGCCTGAGGGACCAGCTCCCCTTCCCATCGTAGGGAACATACTGCAGGTGAAACCAAAGGATTTAGCCAAAACTCTTGAGAAG CTCTCTGAAAAATACGGGCCGGTCTTCTCAGTGCAACTGGGTTCAACTCCAGTAGTGGTGCTGTCTGGATATGAGGTGGTGAAAGAAGCCTTGATTGATCGTGCGGATGAGTTTGCCGCCAGGGGACACATGCCTATTGGAGACCGGGCTAACAAAGGATTAG gcattattttcagcaaCAACGAGGGATGGTTACAAGTTCGGCGGTTTGCTCTCACCACTCTGCGCAACtttgggatggggaagaggagcaTAGAAGAGAGGATCCAGGAGGAAGCTGAGCACTTGCTTGAAGAGATCACAAAAACAAATA GAATGCCCTTCGACCCAACGAACAAGCTGAGCTGCGCTGTCTCCAATGTCATATGTTCCATCGTCTTTGGGAAACGATATGACTATAAAGACAAAAAGTTCCTGTCCCTGATGAACAACAcgaacaaaatatttgaattgaTGAATTCCCGCTGGGGACAG ttttaCCAAATGTTCTCCTACATCCTGGATTATTTGCCCGGCCCACACAACAAGATATTCAAAGAAATTGATGCTTTAAAAGCCTTTGCGGCAGAGGAGATAAAGCTGCACCAAGTCTCCCTGGATCCCAGCGCCCCCCAGGATTTCATTGACTGTTTCCTCAGCAAAATGCAGGAG GAAAAAGACAATCCCAAATCACACTTCCACATCACAAACCTGATAACCTCAACCTTTGACTTGTTCCTTGCTGGAACAGAGACAACAAGCACCACTCTACGATACGGACTTCTGCTTCTCCTCAAATATCCAAAGATACAAG AGAAAGTTCAAGAAGAGATTGATCGGGTAGTAGGACGATCACGAAGACCTGGCGTGGCTGACCGGACCCAGATGCCCTACACAGATGCAGTGGTCCATGAAATCCAGCGCTTCATCGCCCTCATCCCTACGAGCCTCCCTCATGCTGTCACTAAAGACATCCACTTGAGAGACTACATCATTCCCAAG GGTACCACCATCTATCCCCTCCTCAGTACCGCACTGTATGACAGCAAGGAGTTTCCAAACCCAACTGAGTTTAATCCTGGACATTTCTTGAACCAGAATGGCACCTTTAGGAAGAGCGAGTTCTTCATTCCCTTCTCAGCAG GGAAACGAATTTGCCCTGGAGAGGGCCTGGCACGCATGGAGATATTCTTAGTCTTGACCGCCATCCTGCAGAACTTCACCGTGAAGCCTGTTGTCAGCCCTGACGAACTCAGCATCACCCCAACACTGAGTGGGACAGGAAATGTTCCTCCCTACTACCAGCTCTGTGCTATCCCCCGCTGA
- the LOC125694069 gene encoding cytochrome P450 2C9-like, with protein MWLLGAASIVLLICVACLLSIAQWRKRSGKGKMPEGPAPLPIVGNILQVKPKDLAKTLEKLSEKYGPVFSVQLGSTPVVVLSGYEVVKEALIDRADEFAARGHMPIGDRANKGLGIIFSNNEGWLQVRRFALTTLRNFGMGKRSIEERIQEEAEHLLEEITKTNRMPFDPTYKLSCAVSNVICSIVFGKRYDYKDKKFLSLMNNTNKIFELMNSRWGQFYQMFSYILDYLPGPHNKIFKEIDALKAFAAEEIKLHQVSLDPSAPQDFIDCFLSKMQEEKDNPKSHFHITNLITSTFDLFLAGTETTSTTLRYGLLLLLKYPKIQEKVQEEIDRVVGRSRRPCVADRTQMPYTDAVVHEIQRFITLIPTSVPHAVTKDVHLRDYIIPKGTTIYPLLSTALYDSKEFPNPTEFNPGHFLNQNGTFRKSEFFIPFSVGKRICPGEGLARMEIFLVLTAILQNFTVKPVVSPDELSITPTLSGTGNVPPYYQLCAIPR; from the exons ATGTGGCTCCTGGGAGCAGCAAGCATTGTCCTCCTGATCTGTGTGGCTTGCCTGCTCTCCATCGCGCAATGGAGAAAAAGGTCTGGAAAGGGGAAGATGCCTGAGGGACCAGCTCCCCTTCCCATCGTAGGGAACATACTGCAGGTGAAACCAAAGGATTTAGCCAAAACTCTTGAGAAG CTCTCTGAAAAATACGGGCCGGTCTTCTCAGTGCAACTGGGTTCAACTCCAGTAGTGGTGCTGTCTGGATATGAGGTGGTGAAAGAAGCCTTGATTGATCGTGCGGATGAGTTTGCCGCCAGGGGACACATGCCTATTGGAGACCGGGCTAACAAAGGATTAG gcattattttcagcaaCAACGAGGGATGGTTACAAGTTCGGCGGTTTGCTCTCACCACTCTGCGCAACtttgggatggggaagaggagcaTAGAAGAGAGGATCCAGGAGGAAGCTGAGCACTTGCTTGAAGAGATCACAAAAACAAATA GAATGCCCTTCGACCCAACGTACAAGCTGAGCTGCGCTGTCTCCAATGTCATATGTTCCATTGTCTTTGGGAAACGATATGACTATAAAGACAAAAAGTTCCTGTCCCTGATGAACAACAcgaacaaaatatttgaattgaTGAATTCCCGCTGGGGACAG ttttaCCAAATGTTCTCCTACATCCTGGATTATTTGCCCGGCCCACACAACAAGATATTCAAAGAAATTGATGCTTTAAAAGCCTTTGCGGCAGAGGAGATAAAGCTGCACCAAGTCTCCCTGGATCCCAGCGCCCCCCAGGATTTCATTGACTGTTTCCTCAGCAAAATGCAGGAG GAAAAAGACAATCCCAAATCACACTTCCACATCACAAACCTGATAACCTCAACCTTTGACTTGTTCCTTGCTGGAACAGAGACAACAAGCACCACTCTACGATACGGACTTCTGCTTCTCCTCAAATATCCAAAGATACAAG AGAAAGTTCAAGAAGAGATTGATCGGGTAGTAGGACGATCACGAAGACCTTGCGTGGCTGACCGGACCCAGATGCCCTACACAGATGCAGTGGTCCATGAAATCCAGCGCTTCATCACCCTCATCCCTACAAGTGTCCCTCATGCTGTCACCAAGGATGTCCACTTGAGAGACTACATCATTCCCAAG GGTACCACCATCTATCCCCTCCTCAGTACCGCACTGTATGACAGCAAGGAGTTTCCAAACCCAACTGAGTTTAATCCTGGACATTTCTTGAACCAGAATGGCACCTTTAGGAAGAGCGAGTTCTTCATTCCCTTCTCAGTAG GGAAACGAATTTGCCCTGGAGAGGGCCTGGCACGCATGGAGATATTCTTAGTCTTGACCGCCATCCTGCAGAACTTCACCGTGAAGCCTGTTGTCAGCCCTGACGAACTCAGCATCACCCCAACACTGAGTGGGACAGGAAATGTTCCTCCCTACTACCAGCTCTGTGCTATCCCCCGCTGA